From Candidatus Baltobacteraceae bacterium, the proteins below share one genomic window:
- a CDS encoding DUF5947 family protein yields the protein MQPPLARFLGERKAPVPGELCELCATPLFEAHSHLVDANARRLLCACRPCYLLFTPKGAAQGRYKPVPERYVELGVELTGAQWDELQIPISLAFFFFTAESEKLTAFYPGPSGATESLLPLDVWDRLFKHDPVLATMEADVEALLVARDRGGGGRALLVPIDACYELVGLIRKTWKGFDGGEDAHAAIDAFFERLRERSTGMVTEARR from the coding sequence ATGCAGCCGCCGCTCGCGCGATTTCTCGGCGAACGAAAGGCCCCGGTTCCCGGGGAGCTGTGCGAACTCTGCGCGACGCCGCTCTTCGAAGCCCATTCGCATTTGGTCGATGCGAACGCGCGGCGATTGCTGTGCGCGTGCCGGCCGTGCTATCTGCTCTTCACGCCGAAGGGGGCCGCGCAGGGGCGGTACAAACCGGTGCCGGAACGCTATGTGGAACTCGGGGTCGAGTTGACCGGCGCGCAGTGGGACGAATTGCAGATTCCGATCAGTTTGGCGTTCTTCTTTTTTACGGCCGAATCCGAAAAGCTGACGGCCTTTTATCCGGGACCGTCGGGTGCGACCGAGTCGCTGCTGCCGCTCGACGTTTGGGATCGCCTATTTAAGCACGACCCCGTTCTCGCGACGATGGAAGCGGACGTGGAGGCACTGCTGGTCGCGCGCGATCGCGGGGGCGGCGGCCGCGCGCTCTTAGTGCCGATCGACGCCTGCTACGAACTCGTCGGCCTGATTCGCAAAACCTGGAAAGGCTTCGACGGCGGCGAAGACGCGCATGCCGCGATCGACGCGTTCTTCGAGCGTCTGCGCGAGCGCAGCACCGGAATGGTTACCGAGGCCCGGCGATGA
- a CDS encoding DUF6084 family protein gives MSELSFEIVGVRAERYAVAPAVALRLRVREGSGIEVSCLSLRVQVQIEPRRRHYEKTEEERLVELFGEPARWGETLRTVLWTHLSVSLPTFTNETEIDLLLPCSYDFDVSANKYLQALGDGEIPVALLFSGTLFQRAPAGFSAEMVPWEKEAGYQIPVHVFREAVDAHFPNTAWIRVRRDTFDELYRYKTGAQLSGWDDAVVSLLERAKEPQ, from the coding sequence ATGAGCGAGTTGTCGTTCGAGATCGTCGGCGTGCGAGCGGAACGGTATGCCGTAGCACCGGCGGTCGCGCTGCGTTTGCGCGTGCGCGAAGGCAGTGGGATCGAGGTCTCGTGTTTGTCGCTGCGCGTGCAAGTTCAAATCGAACCGCGACGCCGGCACTACGAAAAAACGGAAGAGGAGCGCCTGGTCGAACTCTTCGGCGAACCCGCGCGATGGGGCGAGACGCTGCGCACGGTGTTGTGGACGCACCTCTCCGTCTCGCTGCCAACCTTCACGAACGAAACCGAGATCGACCTGCTGCTGCCGTGCAGCTACGATTTCGACGTGTCGGCGAACAAGTATCTTCAGGCGCTCGGCGACGGCGAGATTCCGGTCGCGCTGCTCTTTAGCGGAACGCTGTTCCAGCGCGCGCCGGCCGGTTTCTCCGCCGAGATGGTTCCGTGGGAGAAAGAGGCCGGCTACCAGATTCCCGTGCACGTGTTTCGGGAAGCCGTCGACGCGCATTTCCCGAATACCGCATGGATACGCGTACGGCGCGACACCTTCGACGAACTCTATCGCTACAAGACGGGAGCCCAGCTCTCGGGTTGGGACGACGCAGTCGTGAGTCTTCTCGAACGAGCGAAGGAGCCGCAATGA
- a CDS encoding hydrogenase maturation protease, with protein MRTLIAGVGNIFFGDDGFGVEVARRLALERLPHHVKVADYGIRGVHLAFELVSGYDRAIVIDAVPRGGQAGTLYVIEPDLNALAPAPDSHSMELANVFAFMKRLEGPRPEITIVGCEPASAIERMELSEPVRRAIEPAVALVRSLLARETTLPLTQETTT; from the coding sequence ATGCGCACGTTGATTGCGGGGGTAGGCAACATCTTTTTCGGCGACGACGGATTCGGCGTCGAGGTCGCTCGGCGGCTTGCTTTGGAACGGCTGCCGCACCACGTGAAAGTCGCCGACTACGGCATTCGGGGCGTTCACCTGGCCTTCGAACTGGTCTCGGGCTACGACCGCGCGATCGTGATCGACGCCGTTCCACGCGGGGGGCAAGCGGGTACGCTCTATGTCATCGAACCCGACTTGAACGCGCTCGCACCGGCGCCCGATTCCCACAGCATGGAGCTTGCGAACGTCTTTGCATTCATGAAACGGCTCGAGGGACCGCGGCCGGAGATCACGATCGTCGGTTGCGAACCGGCGAGTGCGATCGAGCGAATGGAGTTGAGCGAACCGGTACGGCGAGCGATCGAACCCGCCGTCGCGCTGGTGCGCAGCCTGCTCGCACGCGAAACGACCTTACCGCTCACACAGGAGACGACCACATGA
- a CDS encoding HypC/HybG/HupF family hydrogenase formation chaperone: MCLAIPGRIVAFDEEQPLLAKVDVAGIKRNINVGLLVDQPLAVGDWILIHVGFAMSKIEAEQAEDQLRMLKALGEDRLAMDEVRGYAFE, from the coding sequence ATGTGCCTTGCAATCCCCGGCCGGATCGTTGCTTTCGATGAAGAACAGCCGCTTTTGGCCAAAGTCGACGTGGCCGGGATCAAGCGCAACATCAACGTGGGGCTGCTCGTCGATCAACCGCTCGCGGTCGGCGATTGGATCCTCATTCACGTCGGTTTTGCGATGAGCAAAATCGAGGCGGAACAGGCCGAGGACCAGTTGCGCATGCTCAAGGCGCTCGGTGAGGATCGCCTCGCGATGGACGAGGTGCGAGGGTACGCTTTCGAATGA
- the hypD gene encoding hydrogenase formation protein HypD encodes MKYVDEFRDPQLIRNVAGEIARSVDPNHEYRIMEVCGGHTHAIYRHGLQDVLPENLRLVHGPGCPVCVLPTGRVDDGLSIAEHPGVILTAFGDMMRVPGTRGTPLELKARGADIRMVYSPLDALRLAQNEPTKHVCFFAIGFETTAPSTALTLLRAKALGVRNFSIFCNHVTIVPAIRAILESPDMRLDGFIGPGHVSTVSGCRPYEFIARDYGKPVVVAGFEPLDLLEAILMVVRQLNAKEAKVENQYRRIVPWEGNMPALRAMSDVFELRPYFEWRGLGFISQSALKLLPAYAAWDAEVQFEIPGVRVTDPRAAQCGEVLKGVLRPPQCKLFGKECNPEHPVGALMVSSEGACAAYYRYVRYEDDAANAQPVTS; translated from the coding sequence ATGAAGTACGTAGATGAGTTCCGCGATCCGCAGCTGATACGAAACGTCGCCGGCGAAATCGCGCGTAGCGTCGATCCCAATCACGAATACCGGATCATGGAAGTCTGCGGCGGGCACACGCACGCGATCTATCGTCACGGACTGCAGGACGTGCTGCCGGAAAACCTGAGATTGGTGCACGGTCCCGGATGCCCCGTCTGCGTCTTGCCGACGGGCCGCGTAGACGACGGGCTGTCGATCGCCGAACATCCCGGCGTCATCCTCACGGCCTTCGGCGATATGATGCGCGTGCCGGGAACGCGCGGCACGCCGCTTGAATTAAAGGCCCGCGGCGCGGATATTCGCATGGTCTACTCGCCCCTCGATGCACTGCGGCTCGCCCAAAACGAGCCAACCAAGCACGTCTGCTTCTTCGCGATCGGTTTCGAAACGACCGCACCCTCCACCGCGCTGACGCTGCTGCGCGCCAAGGCGTTGGGCGTGCGCAACTTTTCGATCTTCTGCAATCACGTCACGATCGTGCCCGCCATCCGCGCAATTCTCGAATCGCCCGATATGCGGCTGGATGGGTTTATCGGCCCGGGCCACGTTTCGACGGTGAGCGGATGCCGCCCATACGAGTTCATCGCGCGCGATTACGGCAAGCCGGTGGTCGTTGCCGGCTTCGAACCGCTGGATCTGCTCGAAGCCATTCTGATGGTCGTGCGGCAGCTCAACGCCAAAGAGGCCAAAGTCGAAAACCAATATCGGCGCATCGTTCCGTGGGAAGGCAACATGCCGGCGCTGCGCGCGATGAGCGACGTCTTCGAATTGCGTCCGTACTTCGAATGGCGCGGCTTGGGCTTCATCTCGCAGTCCGCGCTCAAGCTGCTGCCGGCCTACGCCGCGTGGGATGCCGAAGTTCAATTCGAGATTCCCGGCGTACGCGTGACCGATCCGCGCGCGGCACAGTGCGGCGAAGTGCTCAAAGGCGTGTTGCGGCCGCCGCAATGCAAACTCTTCGGGAAAGAGTGCAATCCCGAGCATCCCGTCGGGGCCTTGATGGTCTCGAGCGAAGGCGCCTGCGCCGCGTATTATCGCTACGTGCGGTACGAGGACGACGCTGCGAACGCACAACCGGTGACGAGTTGA
- the hypE gene encoding hydrogenase expression/formation protein HypE, with amino-acid sequence MDILERPPGEVRFRDPQIEMAHGAGGKLTRRLIEGLILPLLRNPVLAPLSDSAVFDMNGVRVATTADAYVVKPLRFAGGSIGELAVNGTVNDLAVAGAHPVGLMATFILEAGLRGDDLRLEVEAVASAARRAGVAIFGGDTKVVEHGFADGMYVSTFGIGTVDPRARLDARAVRAGDRILLSGPIGDHGITILLARGELDLEADTLVSDTRSVLPFVDALLDSAAAGLRWMRDPTRGGVATALNELASECALGIAIFEDAIPLRDEVRGACEILGLDPLHIANEGQLLAVVAAEEADVALEAMQAVPGGERAACIGEVRTAPAKTVLAHNGYGGSRAVDMLVGDPLPRIC; translated from the coding sequence ATGGACATCCTTGAGCGGCCGCCAGGCGAGGTACGGTTCCGCGATCCGCAAATCGAGATGGCGCACGGCGCCGGTGGGAAACTCACGCGCCGGTTGATCGAAGGGCTCATTCTGCCGCTGCTGCGCAATCCCGTTCTGGCGCCGCTCTCCGATTCGGCGGTTTTCGACATGAACGGCGTCCGCGTCGCGACCACGGCGGATGCGTATGTGGTGAAACCCTTGCGCTTTGCAGGCGGTTCGATCGGCGAACTCGCCGTCAACGGGACCGTCAACGACCTCGCCGTGGCCGGAGCGCACCCCGTGGGCCTCATGGCGACGTTTATTTTGGAGGCCGGTCTGCGCGGCGACGATCTGCGTCTCGAAGTCGAGGCGGTGGCGTCGGCCGCACGCCGCGCGGGCGTTGCGATCTTCGGCGGCGACACGAAAGTGGTCGAGCACGGCTTCGCCGACGGAATGTACGTCTCGACGTTCGGCATCGGTACCGTCGATCCGCGCGCGCGACTCGACGCGCGTGCGGTGCGCGCGGGCGATCGGATCCTCCTCTCGGGACCGATCGGCGATCACGGGATCACGATCTTGCTCGCCCGCGGCGAACTCGATCTCGAAGCGGATACGCTCGTTTCGGATACGCGCTCCGTGCTGCCGTTCGTGGACGCCCTCTTGGATAGCGCCGCCGCCGGTTTGCGCTGGATGCGCGATCCGACGCGCGGCGGCGTCGCAACGGCGCTCAACGAGCTGGCATCGGAGTGCGCGCTCGGAATCGCGATTTTCGAGGACGCGATTCCGCTGCGCGACGAGGTTCGCGGCGCCTGCGAGATCCTCGGTCTGGATCCGCTGCATATCGCGAACGAGGGTCAGCTGCTCGCCGTCGTCGCAGCCGAAGAAGCCGATGTCGCGCTCGAAGCGATGCAGGCCGTGCCCGGCGGCGAACGTGCCGCGTGTATCGGCGAAGTCCGTACCGCACCCGCTAAGACCGTCCTCGCGCACAACGGCTACGGAGGGTCGCGGGCCGTCGACATGCTGGTCGGCGATCCGCTTCCGCGGATATGCTAA
- a CDS encoding SIS domain-containing protein: protein MLKVSSLDLHRFVLERIEERTRAAQRFFPEQARPLAIATRTMAERFLQGGRLLAFGKGPYATDAQHVSVEFQHPVLVGKRALPALDVSIAFRDWVPAIAGPYDMVMGFGPPGGDPEITGALREAGARGAMTFALPGSDGDYAVAAPSDDPHVHQELIELLCHALYESVHVFLEHRESGHDVGASTFLYPFLGAARQPLDEVVDEVAASILEKSRDAQRLREGIAAGEGIEQMLRAAIAIRERLDAGGKLLIFGNGGSATDATDWALDCVLPEGGMKPIPAISLALEPACITAIANDVGTDVIFLRQLIAQARPADVAIALSTSGGSKNVIAALEEARKRGLLTVALLGYDGGEIARRSLVDCAIVADCDYIPRIQEVQALIYHIVRELLERLRPNAA from the coding sequence ATGCTAAAGGTCTCCTCGCTCGATCTGCACCGGTTCGTTCTCGAAAGAATCGAGGAGCGCACGCGCGCGGCGCAGCGATTCTTTCCCGAGCAAGCGCGGCCCCTCGCGATCGCAACGCGAACGATGGCCGAGCGATTTTTGCAGGGTGGACGGCTGCTCGCATTCGGCAAGGGGCCGTATGCGACCGACGCGCAGCACGTCTCGGTCGAATTCCAGCATCCCGTACTCGTCGGCAAACGCGCGTTACCGGCGCTGGATGTGAGCATCGCGTTTCGCGATTGGGTTCCCGCGATTGCCGGACCGTACGACATGGTGATGGGATTCGGGCCGCCGGGCGGCGATCCGGAGATCACCGGTGCGTTGCGCGAAGCGGGCGCGCGCGGCGCAATGACGTTCGCGTTGCCGGGAAGCGATGGTGACTACGCGGTCGCGGCTCCCAGCGACGATCCGCACGTGCATCAGGAACTGATCGAGCTGCTCTGCCACGCGCTGTACGAGAGCGTACACGTCTTTCTCGAACATCGCGAATCCGGCCACGACGTCGGCGCCTCGACGTTTCTCTATCCGTTTTTAGGCGCTGCGCGGCAGCCGCTCGACGAGGTGGTCGACGAGGTCGCGGCGTCGATTCTCGAAAAATCGCGCGACGCGCAGCGCCTGCGCGAGGGGATCGCCGCGGGCGAGGGCATCGAGCAAATGCTTCGGGCGGCGATCGCGATTCGGGAACGGCTCGACGCCGGCGGCAAGCTGCTCATCTTCGGCAACGGCGGCTCGGCGACCGACGCGACCGATTGGGCGCTGGATTGCGTGCTGCCGGAGGGCGGCATGAAACCGATTCCCGCGATCTCGCTCGCGCTCGAACCCGCCTGCATCACCGCGATCGCCAACGACGTCGGTACCGACGTGATCTTTTTGCGCCAGCTCATCGCGCAGGCCCGGCCGGCCGACGTGGCCATCGCCTTGTCGACGAGCGGCGGTTCCAAGAACGTGATCGCCGCGCTGGAAGAAGCGCGCAAGCGCGGTCTGCTCACGGTCGCGCTCTTGGGATACGACGGCGGCGAGATCGCGCGCCGATCGCTGGTCGATTGCGCCATCGTCGCGGATTGCGATTACATTCCGCGCATTCAAGAGGTCCAGGCGCTGATCTATCACATCGTGCGCGAACTTCTGGAACGGCTGCGTCCGAATGCCGCTTGA
- a CDS encoding glutaredoxin domain-containing protein has translation MPLELYGSRTCPYTALMRDDLEWNGEPFVEFDVDADSSARARMLDLVDDSAMLPVLVLDGKIERIGWQGRGCYVKR, from the coding sequence ATGCCGCTTGAACTCTACGGGTCGCGTACGTGTCCGTACACCGCGCTGATGCGCGACGACCTGGAATGGAACGGCGAGCCGTTCGTCGAGTTCGACGTCGATGCGGACTCATCGGCGCGCGCGCGCATGCTCGATCTCGTCGACGATTCCGCCATGCTGCCGGTGCTCGTGCTCGACGGCAAGATCGAACGAATCGGGTGGCAGGGTCGCGGATGTTACGTGAAGCGATAG
- the hypF gene encoding carbamoyltransferase HypF has translation MLREAIVVGRRLQIRGVVQGVGFRPFVYRLAREYGIRGWVCNGERGVEIHAEGEPGALDAFARAIETRPPPAARVATVQSAPATVENFAGFEIRASEKQDVPTVRISPDLPVCAACLRELFDPADRRFEYPYINCTDCGPRYSIILGLPYDRPNTTMRDWPMCEACAAEYHDPANRRFHAQPVACAQCGPNVVLEAGGSARHGGSAAIREAAALLRDGAIVAVKGLGGYHLACDARNSRAVTALRERKYRKERPFAVMARDPDVACEYVTLDAESMRLLASIRRPIVLAESRVDLDGVAPDNRELGIMLPYTPLQHLLYAFGAPELLVMTSANRSNEPIAYTDADAFERLGGIADAFLIGEREIARRIDDSVARATKRGPVVVRHSRGFAPESVATLPVTEPILAVGADLKNAITLVVSGEAFSSQHIGDLDHFAAFEAFRATIADLCAMYEVRMEDLLVVHDAHPEYASTLYARSLPGRHLAVQHHRAHVASVLAERGCWDERVIGVAFDGTGYGDDGSIWGGEIFEGSVRAGFRRAAHLRTALLPGGDAAARFPVQAAAGFLEQIDGLPDLTAPPFVFPAARYRGALELARKRIRTFPTTSVGRLFDTVAALLGFTRETTFEGQAAMWVEHLARASAPAAPYAFPVCESELDFRPTLAAIVADRLRGRGANEIAAAFHAGLADAICEACAAFEPHRIVASGGVFQNTLLLELLDARLGDRLWTNAVVPANDGGISLGQAAIAALTAGV, from the coding sequence ATGTTACGTGAAGCGATAGTCGTCGGCCGTCGCCTCCAGATTCGAGGCGTCGTGCAAGGCGTAGGTTTTCGGCCCTTCGTCTACCGTCTGGCTCGCGAGTACGGTATCCGCGGCTGGGTCTGCAACGGCGAGCGCGGGGTCGAGATTCACGCCGAGGGCGAGCCGGGCGCGCTCGATGCGTTCGCGCGCGCGATCGAAACGAGACCGCCGCCGGCCGCACGCGTCGCGACGGTGCAATCGGCGCCGGCAACGGTCGAAAACTTCGCCGGGTTCGAAATCCGTGCGAGCGAGAAACAAGACGTTCCGACGGTGCGCATCTCGCCCGACCTGCCGGTCTGCGCCGCATGTCTGCGCGAATTGTTCGACCCGGCCGACCGCCGCTTCGAGTATCCGTACATCAACTGTACCGATTGCGGACCCCGTTACAGCATCATTCTGGGCCTTCCGTACGACCGGCCGAACACGACGATGCGCGATTGGCCGATGTGCGAGGCGTGCGCCGCCGAGTATCACGATCCCGCGAACCGGCGCTTCCACGCGCAGCCGGTCGCGTGCGCGCAATGCGGCCCGAACGTCGTGCTGGAGGCCGGTGGTTCCGCGCGGCATGGCGGCTCCGCGGCCATTCGCGAAGCTGCGGCGCTCCTGCGTGACGGCGCGATCGTGGCCGTCAAAGGGTTGGGCGGCTATCATCTGGCGTGCGACGCGCGAAACTCGCGCGCGGTGACGGCGCTGCGCGAGCGCAAGTATCGCAAGGAACGCCCGTTCGCCGTGATGGCGCGCGACCCGGATGTCGCGTGCGAGTACGTGACGCTGGATGCCGAGTCGATGCGTCTGCTCGCCTCGATTCGGCGGCCGATCGTGCTGGCCGAGTCGCGCGTCGATCTCGACGGCGTAGCGCCCGATAATCGCGAGCTCGGCATCATGCTTCCGTACACGCCGCTGCAGCATTTGCTCTATGCGTTCGGTGCGCCGGAACTGCTCGTGATGACGAGCGCGAACCGCTCGAACGAACCGATCGCCTACACCGATGCGGATGCGTTCGAGCGTTTGGGCGGTATCGCGGACGCTTTCCTGATCGGCGAACGCGAGATCGCGCGGCGAATCGACGATTCGGTGGCGCGCGCGACGAAGCGAGGCCCCGTAGTCGTGCGGCACTCGCGCGGGTTCGCGCCCGAATCGGTCGCCACGCTTCCGGTTACGGAGCCGATCCTCGCGGTCGGAGCCGACCTCAAGAATGCGATTACGCTCGTCGTATCGGGGGAAGCATTTTCGAGTCAGCACATCGGCGACCTCGACCACTTTGCCGCCTTCGAAGCGTTCCGTGCGACGATCGCCGATCTGTGCGCGATGTACGAAGTCCGGATGGAAGATCTGCTGGTGGTACACGACGCACATCCGGAATATGCCTCGACGCTGTACGCGCGCTCGCTGCCGGGGAGGCACCTGGCGGTGCAGCATCATCGCGCGCACGTAGCGAGCGTGCTCGCGGAACGCGGATGCTGGGACGAACGGGTTATCGGCGTAGCCTTCGACGGCACCGGGTACGGCGACGATGGAAGTATCTGGGGCGGCGAAATCTTTGAAGGCAGCGTACGCGCCGGATTTCGGCGCGCCGCGCATTTGCGCACGGCACTCCTCCCGGGCGGTGACGCCGCGGCGCGCTTTCCGGTGCAGGCGGCGGCGGGCTTCCTCGAGCAGATCGACGGATTGCCCGATCTCACCGCGCCGCCGTTCGTTTTTCCCGCCGCGCGGTATCGCGGCGCGCTCGAGCTCGCGCGCAAACGGATCCGCACGTTTCCAACGACATCGGTGGGGCGCTTGTTCGATACGGTCGCGGCGCTGCTGGGCTTTACGCGCGAAACGACGTTCGAAGGACAGGCGGCGATGTGGGTCGAGCACCTCGCTCGCGCAAGCGCCCCGGCTGCGCCCTATGCGTTTCCGGTGTGCGAGAGTGAGCTGGACTTTCGTCCGACGCTCGCGGCGATCGTTGCCGATCGTCTGCGCGGGCGCGGCGCGAACGAGATCGCGGCCGCGTTTCACGCGGGGCTTGCCGATGCGATCTGCGAGGCGTGCGCCGCGTTTGAGCCGCACCGGATCGTCGCATCGGGCGGCGTCTTCCAAAATACGTTATTGCTCGAGCTGCTCGACGCGCGACTCGGCGACCGGCTGTGGACCAACGCCGTCGTTCCGGCCAACGACGGCGGCATCAGCCTCGGTCAAGCCGCAATCGCCGCTTTAACGGCCGGCGTCTAA
- a CDS encoding GAF domain-containing SpoIIE family protein phosphatase yields the protein MVKTVSEALPVDPIYDPARLTAVLASGLLDTEPEAPFDDLTRLAATLLNAPFAFATVVDDARSFWKSCFGIPLDMPHQNTVEESFCQYVVRSRRELIVADAAIDERTRANPSVVSMGVRAWLGFPLVAPGGEVLGSFCIVDVVPREWTSRDIEVVRTLADAAAREIALRGAVANERVARTQAEAFAQTLRESLMPPMLPTISGLDIAARFHPAGHGVELAGDFYDVFATGPGRWAFLVGDVCGKGVEAAKIATLARHTVGAAAIKGADPADVLSWLNETMIARSPAPDMFLTALYGTLAPQRDGTCYVRIACAGHVPAILRKAGGDAVRVAAGGPLVGILPNFSIESVDLRLERGDALVAYTDGVNEARNGKLFFGEDALLGLIASSDESCDAAELAREIEETALQFSQGEASDDIAILVLRVPT from the coding sequence ATGGTAAAAACGGTCAGCGAAGCGCTCCCGGTCGATCCGATCTACGACCCGGCGCGTTTGACGGCGGTGCTAGCTTCGGGACTGCTCGACACGGAGCCCGAAGCGCCTTTCGACGACTTGACGCGGCTGGCGGCGACGCTTTTGAACGCTCCGTTTGCCTTCGCGACGGTCGTTGACGACGCGCGTTCGTTCTGGAAAAGCTGCTTCGGCATCCCGCTGGATATGCCGCACCAGAACACGGTCGAGGAGTCATTCTGCCAGTACGTCGTGCGGTCGCGCCGCGAATTGATCGTCGCCGACGCGGCGATCGATGAACGAACGCGCGCGAACCCTTCGGTGGTTTCGATGGGCGTGCGCGCGTGGCTCGGCTTTCCGCTCGTCGCACCGGGCGGCGAAGTGCTCGGATCGTTCTGTATCGTCGACGTCGTTCCGCGCGAGTGGACGTCGCGCGACATCGAGGTGGTTCGAACGCTCGCCGACGCAGCCGCGCGCGAGATCGCGCTACGCGGTGCGGTAGCGAACGAGCGAGTAGCCCGCACCCAGGCCGAAGCGTTCGCCCAAACACTCCGAGAGAGCTTGATGCCGCCGATGCTGCCGACGATTTCCGGGCTCGATATCGCCGCGCGCTTTCACCCAGCCGGCCACGGCGTCGAACTCGCCGGTGACTTTTACGATGTGTTTGCAACCGGCCCCGGCCGGTGGGCGTTCCTCGTCGGCGACGTATGCGGGAAAGGCGTCGAAGCCGCCAAGATCGCCACGCTCGCCCGCCATACCGTCGGAGCGGCCGCGATCAAGGGCGCCGACCCCGCCGACGTTTTATCGTGGCTCAACGAAACGATGATCGCACGCAGCCCGGCGCCCGACATGTTCTTGACCGCCCTCTACGGCACGCTCGCTCCCCAGCGCGACGGAACCTGCTACGTGCGGATCGCGTGCGCTGGACACGTGCCGGCAATCCTTCGAAAAGCCGGAGGTGACGCGGTACGCGTTGCGGCCGGCGGTCCGCTCGTGGGGATTCTGCCGAACTTCAGCATCGAGTCGGTCGACCTGCGGCTCGAGCGGGGCGACGCGCTCGTCGCGTATACCGACGGCGTGAACGAGGCGCGCAACGGCAAACTGTTCTTCGGCGAAGATGCGCTGCTGGGCCTGATCGCATCGTCCGACGAATCGTGTGATGCGGCCGAACTCGCGCGGGAGATCGAAGAAACCGCCCTGCAGTTCTCGCAAGGTGAAGCGAGCGATGACATCGCCATCCTCGTTCTGCGGGTTCCGACTTAG